One Kineococcus radiotolerans SRS30216 = ATCC BAA-149 DNA window includes the following coding sequences:
- a CDS encoding putative bifunctional diguanylate cyclase/phosphodiesterase has protein sequence MLALGVLRVVLLLAAWYVLRGQARAAEAGSRIWNSHAAAVGVLAAGALASLVPTLVGLPAQWAADVFSATTLPACLLVYRGMATYHRLHSATGEVADWLVALSCVLTATAAANLLLQTGVLHSPLTGPALQHRLLTVASVTVVLAVLLRVVRTSRAVDARTTLLLTGSLLSVLLAHVWVTLAVVSPLARTGLSFTWVAFAGALAHTVVRRRNDTTRPLTTSPLSTTTTAFATLLAGVGVITATTLQPGDGRLRWSVVWAVLAVLPVAGRIRQLVRGLVHHDRVQREAATDELTGLPNRRAFTAALETATRERRPATVLLIDLDRFKEVNDRYGHATGDRLLQHVSRAFTGVLPAGALLARLGGDEFAVLLTAAPHAGDPDLSLRTAHHVGTAAERDPLDGVHQVVASVGVVTTDGLQHLQGEDLLRRADAAMYVAKAGGGGVGVHDDAAARRWRRHEALALGLLDTFSPAAGATTREEFEVHYEPQVTREGWTAGVRASLRWSHPVLGVLDPPEFLGVAEELRLLPELTTHLVTRGCADLARWRAAGHDVRLSFPVDPLQLTDPRLLDLLDAVVAAGTDPRLLVVGTTAAVFADDPESATRTCREIDARGCGLSIDDFGTGWPSLAHLAALPVGEVTVDAALTARLLLDPRVATVVAAAVGFAHHLGLRVVADGVADATTLDLLHGMGCDLTRGPLHGRPVPAGGLHLTLPIPVPRPTPHPVPSALDPTRT, from the coding sequence GTGCTTGCCCTCGGGGTGCTGCGCGTCGTCCTCCTCCTCGCCGCCTGGTACGTCCTGCGCGGGCAGGCGCGCGCCGCGGAGGCCGGGAGCCGCATCTGGAACAGCCACGCCGCCGCCGTCGGCGTCCTCGCCGCGGGGGCGCTCGCGAGCCTCGTCCCCACCCTCGTCGGGCTCCCCGCGCAGTGGGCGGCGGACGTCTTCTCCGCCACCACGCTGCCCGCCTGCCTGCTCGTCTACCGCGGGATGGCCACCTACCACCGCCTCCACTCCGCCACCGGAGAGGTCGCGGACTGGCTGGTGGCCCTCAGCTGCGTGCTCACGGCCACCGCCGCCGCGAACCTCCTGCTGCAGACCGGCGTCCTGCACAGTCCCCTCACCGGCCCGGCGCTGCAGCACCGACTGCTGACCGTCGCCTCCGTCACCGTCGTGCTCGCGGTCCTGCTGCGGGTCGTGCGCACCAGCCGGGCCGTCGACGCCCGCACCACCCTGCTCCTCACCGGGTCGCTGCTGAGCGTGCTGCTGGCCCACGTGTGGGTGACCCTGGCCGTCGTCAGCCCGCTCGCCCGCACGGGCCTCTCCTTCACCTGGGTCGCCTTCGCCGGCGCCCTCGCCCACACCGTCGTCCGCCGGCGCAACGACACGACCCGCCCCCTCACCACCTCGCCGCTGTCCACGACCACCACCGCCTTCGCCACCCTGCTCGCCGGGGTCGGCGTCATCACCGCCACCACCCTGCAACCGGGCGACGGGCGGCTGCGCTGGTCGGTGGTCTGGGCCGTGCTGGCCGTGCTGCCCGTGGCCGGCCGGATCCGGCAGCTCGTGCGGGGCCTGGTCCACCACGACCGCGTCCAGCGCGAGGCCGCCACCGACGAGCTCACCGGGCTGCCCAACCGGCGCGCCTTCACCGCCGCGCTGGAGACCGCCACCCGCGAGCGGCGGCCCGCGACCGTGCTGCTCATCGACCTCGACCGCTTCAAGGAGGTCAACGACCGCTACGGGCACGCCACCGGTGACCGGCTGCTGCAGCACGTCAGCCGCGCCTTCACCGGCGTCCTGCCCGCCGGGGCCCTGCTCGCCCGCCTCGGCGGCGACGAGTTCGCCGTCCTGCTCACCGCCGCCCCCCACGCCGGCGACCCGGACCTCTCCCTGCGGACCGCCCACCACGTGGGCACCGCCGCCGAGCGCGACCCCCTCGACGGGGTGCACCAGGTCGTCGCCAGCGTCGGCGTCGTCACCACCGACGGCCTCCAGCACCTGCAGGGGGAGGACCTGCTGCGCCGCGCCGACGCCGCGATGTACGTCGCCAAGGCCGGCGGGGGCGGGGTCGGCGTCCACGACGACGCCGCCGCGCGGCGGTGGCGCCGGCACGAGGCCCTCGCCCTCGGCCTCCTCGACACCTTCTCCCCCGCCGCGGGCGCCACCACCCGCGAGGAGTTCGAGGTCCACTACGAGCCGCAGGTCACCCGCGAGGGCTGGACCGCCGGGGTCCGGGCGTCGCTGCGGTGGTCCCACCCCGTGCTGGGGGTGCTGGACCCGCCCGAGTTCCTCGGGGTCGCCGAGGAGCTGCGGCTGCTGCCGGAGCTGACGACGCACCTGGTGACCCGCGGGTGCGCCGACCTCGCGCGGTGGCGGGCCGCCGGCCACGACGTGCGGCTGTCCTTCCCCGTCGACCCCCTCCAGCTCACCGACCCGCGGCTGCTGGACCTGCTGGACGCCGTCGTCGCCGCCGGGACCGACCCCCGGCTGCTCGTGGTGGGGACCACCGCGGCGGTCTTCGCCGACGACCCCGAGAGCGCCACCCGCACCTGCCGCGAGATCGACGCCCGCGGCTGCGGCCTGTCCATCGACGACTTCGGGACGGGCTGGCCCTCCCTGGCCCACCTGGCGGCCCTGCCCGTCGGGGAGGTCACCGTCGACGCCGCGCTGACCGCCCGCCTCCTCCTCGACCCGCGCGTCGCGACCGTCGTCGCCGCCGCGGTCGGGTTCGCCCACCACCTCGGCCTGCGCGTCGTCGCCGACGGGGTCGCCGACGCGACGACCCTGGACCTGCTGCACGGGATGGGCTGCGACCTCACCCGGGGGCCCCTGCACGGCCGGCCCGTCCCCGCGGGCGGGCTGCACCTGACCCTGCCGATCCCCGTCCCGCGCCCCACCCCGCACCCCGTCCCGTCGGCGCTGGACCCCACCCGCACCTGA
- a CDS encoding diguanylate cyclase domain-containing protein, which translates to MNARSLRRPGAPAPVRSVLFAALFLVAVHLGRLSVVDGAGPAVVWPAAGVAAAWFSVQRATSTRWSDRWLDVLLITAVTVAVNAATGAGAVLVVGFVVANLLQAELFAALRRRWFTPSVALLGTRQLAVLLAATTAACAVGTAVGTVVVALDGSPPDWTSVAIWFTRNWAGILLVTPVLLRLVLRVPVRWPVGTAATAELTAALAVSVLAYVGVFWAVDGLPLAFLPLAATIWLALRFDTTIVVVAGLVVATTTVLGTLAGHGPFAAVPDDLTRILVVQVHVGFLAALGLALAVGRDERASLVARLSAASAEAQAARAEAEHRERFAEAVLAGVGTGIVVSDPQGRLVTFNDTARAWHGLDADADLDPVQHAGTYHLFAADGSTPLTHAEIPLVRTLHEGRVSAAEMVIARPGRPPVPVVCSGRTVVGADGEVLGAVVAMHDLTDTRAREADLAAANARLAAHVAQVERLAAASRAVLTAEDPRRAVVAAAVEIAGAEAAYLLQPDGQGRLVSTSTTGLPEDLVLSLDLDGPTTLVVGSYLDGEALFVPDVATHPRADPRLIEVCGTVSGAWQPVVDAGGQVVGVLGIIWREPVAVLEPTTAAVLQGLAAEAAHAFARADLLARLARDAQHDALTGLVNRRRWDALARREIRRAGRHRTPLTFALLDLDHFKLFNDTRGHLAGDELLRGFSLAAGAQLRELDTLSRWGGEEFALLLPGCTAADAVDVVDRIRAVVPEGQTCTAGICEWLPGTEAAEVMAAADRALYRGKEVRDTTVVGSVLDVPAPAAGVPER; encoded by the coding sequence GTGAACGCACGGTCCCTCCGCCGGCCCGGCGCGCCCGCGCCGGTGCGGAGCGTGCTCTTCGCCGCGCTGTTCCTCGTCGCCGTGCACCTGGGCCGGCTCAGCGTCGTCGACGGCGCCGGGCCCGCCGTCGTGTGGCCCGCCGCCGGGGTGGCCGCGGCCTGGTTCAGCGTCCAGCGCGCCACCAGCACCCGCTGGTCCGACCGCTGGCTCGACGTGCTCCTCATCACCGCCGTCACCGTCGCGGTGAACGCGGCCACCGGCGCCGGGGCCGTCCTCGTCGTGGGGTTCGTCGTCGCGAACCTGCTGCAGGCGGAGCTGTTCGCGGCCCTGCGCCGGCGCTGGTTCACCCCCTCCGTGGCGCTGCTGGGCACCCGCCAGCTCGCGGTGCTGCTGGCCGCCACCACCGCGGCCTGCGCGGTCGGCACCGCCGTCGGCACCGTCGTCGTCGCGCTGGACGGGTCACCGCCGGACTGGACGTCGGTCGCGATCTGGTTCACCCGCAACTGGGCCGGGATCCTGCTCGTCACCCCCGTCCTGCTGCGGCTGGTCCTCCGCGTCCCCGTCCGGTGGCCGGTGGGGACCGCCGCCACGGCGGAGCTGACCGCCGCCCTCGCCGTCTCCGTCCTCGCCTACGTCGGGGTGTTCTGGGCCGTCGACGGGCTGCCGCTGGCGTTCCTGCCGCTGGCGGCCACGATCTGGCTGGCCCTGCGCTTCGACACCACGATCGTCGTCGTCGCCGGTCTCGTCGTCGCCACCACCACGGTGCTGGGCACCCTCGCCGGGCACGGGCCGTTCGCCGCCGTCCCCGACGACCTGACGCGGATCCTCGTCGTGCAGGTCCACGTGGGCTTCCTCGCCGCCCTCGGCCTCGCCCTCGCCGTCGGCCGCGACGAGCGGGCCTCCCTGGTGGCGCGGCTCTCCGCCGCGAGCGCCGAGGCCCAGGCCGCGCGCGCGGAGGCCGAGCACCGGGAGCGGTTCGCGGAGGCGGTCCTGGCCGGTGTCGGCACCGGGATCGTCGTGTCCGACCCGCAGGGGCGCCTCGTCACGTTCAACGACACCGCCCGCGCCTGGCACGGCCTCGACGCCGACGCCGACCTGGACCCCGTCCAGCACGCGGGGACCTACCACCTCTTCGCCGCCGACGGCTCCACCCCGCTGACCCACGCCGAGATCCCCCTGGTGCGCACGCTGCACGAGGGCCGGGTCAGCGCCGCCGAGATGGTCATCGCCCGCCCGGGCCGGCCCCCCGTCCCCGTCGTGTGCAGCGGGCGGACCGTGGTCGGCGCGGACGGGGAGGTCCTGGGGGCGGTCGTGGCGATGCACGACCTCACCGACACCCGGGCCCGGGAGGCGGACCTGGCCGCGGCGAACGCGCGCCTGGCCGCGCACGTGGCCCAGGTGGAGCGGCTGGCGGCGGCCTCGCGGGCCGTCCTGACCGCGGAGGACCCGCGGCGGGCGGTCGTGGCGGCGGCGGTGGAGATCGCCGGGGCCGAGGCCGCCTACCTCCTGCAGCCCGACGGGCAGGGCCGGCTGGTGTCGACCTCGACGACCGGGCTGCCCGAGGACCTCGTCCTGAGCCTGGACCTGGACGGGCCGACGACCCTGGTGGTCGGCAGCTACCTGGACGGGGAGGCGCTGTTCGTCCCCGACGTCGCGACGCACCCGCGGGCCGACCCCCGCCTCATCGAGGTCTGCGGGACGGTCTCGGGGGCCTGGCAGCCCGTCGTGGACGCCGGCGGGCAGGTCGTGGGGGTGCTCGGCATCATCTGGCGCGAGCCGGTGGCGGTGCTGGAGCCCACGACGGCCGCGGTGCTGCAGGGCCTGGCCGCGGAGGCGGCGCACGCCTTCGCCCGCGCGGACCTGCTGGCCCGGCTGGCCCGCGACGCCCAGCACGACGCGCTCACCGGGCTGGTCAACCGCCGCCGCTGGGACGCCCTGGCCCGCCGGGAGATCCGCCGGGCGGGGCGCCACCGGACGCCGCTGACGTTCGCGCTGCTGGACCTGGACCACTTCAAGCTCTTCAACGACACCCGCGGCCACCTCGCCGGGGACGAGCTGCTGCGGGGGTTCTCCCTGGCGGCCGGGGCGCAGCTGCGCGAGCTGGACACGCTCTCGCGGTGGGGGGGCGAGGAGTTCGCGCTGCTGCTGCCCGGCTGCACCGCCGCCGACGCGGTGGACGTGGTGGACCGGATCCGCGCCGTCGTCCCCGAGGGGCAGACCTGCACCGCGGGGATCTGCGAGTGGCTGCCGGGGACGGAGGCCGCGGAGGTCATGGCCGCCGCCGACCGGGCCCTGTACCGGGGCAAGGAGGTGCGCGACACGACCGTCGTCGGGTCCGTCCTGGACGTGCCCGCCCCCGCCGCCGGGGTCCCGGAGCGCTGA
- a CDS encoding OsmC family protein, whose amino-acid sequence MTDGSRPTVPFVVEAEGSGVAQTVTAPGAHPHRFRADTLPAFGGADAEPSPLSYALGALTSCHQVTGSLVARDLGLTLGTWRLRAQGDLDPSVISTGAEGNANFVAVTVEVDLGTDATPEQFARLRSETERRCPVTQLFQRSGLAFTSRWNALPLGG is encoded by the coding sequence GTGACCGATGGCTCCCGGCCGACCGTCCCCTTCGTCGTCGAGGCCGAGGGGAGCGGTGTCGCCCAGACCGTCACCGCCCCCGGCGCCCACCCCCACCGCTTCCGCGCCGACACCCTGCCCGCCTTCGGCGGCGCCGACGCCGAGCCCAGCCCGCTGAGCTACGCCCTCGGCGCGCTCACGTCCTGCCACCAGGTGACGGGCAGCCTCGTCGCCCGCGACCTGGGCCTCACCCTGGGGACGTGGCGCCTGCGCGCCCAGGGCGACCTCGACCCGTCGGTCATCTCCACCGGGGCGGAGGGCAACGCGAACTTCGTCGCCGTCACCGTCGAGGTGGACCTCGGGACCGACGCCACCCCGGAGCAGTTCGCGCGGCTGCGCAGCGAGACCGAGCGCCGCTGCCCCGTCACCCAGCTCTTCCAGCGCAGCGGCCTCGCCTTCACCAGCCGCTGGAACGCCCTCCCGCTGGGAGGCTGA
- a CDS encoding SpoIIE family protein phosphatase has protein sequence MDGTRSAFAGDLLTGGAAVAGLPRVVQGQPGAVLLVHVAEGTVLFANPLAEQLAPRTALPCSVDDWSRAAGLESTAGDDITDPANAASPLSRIARGEPVHGERVTAARSSDMSEEREALWVIGLPMNDAPVDELSSLALVVLLPLREEGMVREAQESAERLHSRAVLASDLSFTISDPTKPDNPLVWTNPAFERVTGYGREVLGQNCRFLQGPGTDREAVARIRRALETGDTVTELLLNYRKDGTAFWNEVVISPVHDADGRLTHFVGVQSDVTLRVQAERERDAALLDARDARHRLEFLSSVTDRLSEVLDPDTAQDLLPSLVVPDFAEWAFATLLDGNGRARHVRASHANPALATDVERFQDLHTALGEESISLQVLRGRLGPTLVTVRDRHLETGVTTAEAATLLRRLGLGSAIVVPLRARGEVRGSLTLLSGPDRPPFTEDDLATATDLGARAGVALENARLYAQQRQSSETLQRSLLSPPTRSAGLSIATRYHPAAEAAQVGGDWYDAFTQPDGCTVVVIGDVMGHDVSAAAAMGQLRTLVRGLAYDRSAQPDEVLRRLDRLLAGLGLTTLATAIVLQLDALAPDGTGDGSRGIRWCTAGHLPPVVAEPDGSVRLLPGEGIVLGLGAGQDRVQQEARLALGSTLLLYTDGLVERRDQSMEVRLAELREAVADLGNQPVEALCDGLVERMLPKGSDDDVAIVAVRVVEV, from the coding sequence ATGGACGGGACCAGATCCGCCTTCGCCGGCGACCTCCTCACCGGCGGAGCCGCCGTCGCGGGACTGCCCCGCGTCGTGCAGGGGCAGCCGGGGGCAGTCCTCCTCGTGCACGTCGCCGAGGGGACGGTCCTCTTCGCCAACCCCCTCGCCGAGCAGCTCGCCCCGCGCACCGCGCTGCCCTGCAGCGTCGACGACTGGTCGCGCGCGGCGGGCCTGGAGTCCACCGCCGGCGACGACATCACCGACCCGGCCAACGCCGCCTCCCCCCTCTCCCGCATCGCCCGCGGCGAGCCCGTGCACGGCGAGCGCGTCACCGCCGCCCGCTCCTCGGACATGTCCGAGGAGCGCGAGGCGCTGTGGGTCATCGGGCTGCCGATGAACGACGCCCCCGTCGACGAACTGTCCTCCCTCGCGCTGGTGGTGCTGCTGCCGCTGCGCGAGGAGGGGATGGTCCGCGAGGCCCAGGAGTCCGCCGAGCGCCTGCACAGCCGCGCCGTGCTGGCCAGCGACCTGTCCTTCACCATCTCCGACCCCACCAAGCCCGACAACCCCCTGGTCTGGACGAACCCCGCCTTCGAGCGGGTCACCGGCTACGGCCGCGAGGTCCTGGGCCAGAACTGCCGCTTCCTGCAGGGCCCCGGCACCGACCGCGAGGCCGTGGCCCGGATCCGGCGCGCCCTGGAGACCGGGGACACCGTCACCGAGCTCTTGCTCAACTACCGCAAGGACGGCACGGCCTTCTGGAACGAGGTCGTCATCTCCCCCGTGCACGACGCGGACGGGCGGCTGACCCACTTCGTCGGCGTGCAGTCCGACGTCACGCTGCGGGTGCAGGCCGAGCGCGAGCGCGACGCGGCCCTCCTCGACGCCCGCGACGCCCGTCACCGCCTGGAGTTCCTCTCCTCGGTCACCGACCGGCTCTCCGAGGTCCTGGACCCCGACACCGCCCAGGACCTCCTGCCCTCGCTGGTCGTCCCCGACTTCGCGGAGTGGGCGTTCGCCACGCTGCTCGACGGCAACGGGCGGGCCCGCCACGTCCGGGCCTCGCACGCGAACCCGGCGCTGGCCACCGACGTCGAGCGGTTCCAGGACCTGCACACCGCGCTGGGCGAGGAGTCGATCTCGCTGCAGGTGCTGCGCGGGAGACTGGGCCCGACGCTGGTGACCGTCCGCGACCGCCACCTCGAGACCGGGGTCACCACCGCGGAGGCCGCCACCCTGCTGCGCCGCCTCGGCCTGGGCAGCGCCATCGTCGTCCCGCTGCGCGCGCGGGGGGAGGTGAGGGGTTCGCTGACCCTGCTCTCCGGCCCGGACCGGCCCCCCTTCACCGAGGACGACCTGGCCACCGCCACCGACCTCGGCGCCCGCGCCGGGGTCGCGCTGGAGAACGCCCGCCTCTACGCCCAGCAGCGGCAGTCCTCGGAGACGCTGCAGCGCAGCCTGCTGAGCCCGCCGACGCGGTCGGCGGGCCTCTCGATCGCGACGCGGTACCACCCCGCCGCCGAGGCCGCGCAGGTCGGCGGCGACTGGTACGACGCCTTCACCCAGCCCGACGGCTGCACCGTCGTCGTCATCGGCGACGTGATGGGGCACGACGTGTCCGCCGCCGCCGCGATGGGCCAGCTGCGGACGCTGGTGCGCGGGCTGGCCTACGACCGCTCCGCGCAGCCGGACGAGGTCCTGCGCCGCCTGGACCGGCTGCTGGCCGGGCTGGGGCTGACGACGCTGGCCACGGCGATCGTGCTGCAGCTGGACGCCCTCGCGCCCGACGGCACCGGGGACGGCAGCCGCGGGATCCGCTGGTGCACCGCCGGCCACCTGCCGCCCGTGGTGGCCGAACCGGACGGCTCGGTGCGGCTGCTGCCCGGCGAGGGGATCGTCCTGGGCCTCGGCGCCGGGCAGGACCGCGTCCAGCAGGAGGCGCGGCTGGCGCTGGGCTCGACGCTGCTGCTCTACACCGACGGGCTGGTGGAGCGGCGCGACCAGTCCATGGAGGTCCGCCTCGCCGAGCTGCGCGAGGCCGTGGCCGACCTCGGGAACCAGCCGGTCGAGGCGCTGTGCGACGGGCTGGTGGAGCGGATGCTGCCGAAGGGCAGCGACGACGACGTCGCCATCGTCGCGGTCCGCGTCGTCGAGGTCTGA
- a CDS encoding ATP-binding protein: MCEAMPEAGLDLPADLSAAREARAFVRARLCPQHGGELLDRALLVVSELAVNAVEHGEPPVRAGVECRSGVLHLEVSDGSAAPPRVSAPGPEAESGRGVNLVQTVCSAWGVRPEPAGKTVWCDLPV, translated from the coding sequence GTGTGCGAGGCGATGCCGGAAGCCGGCCTGGACCTGCCCGCGGACCTGTCCGCGGCGCGTGAGGCCCGGGCGTTCGTGCGGGCGCGCCTGTGTCCCCAGCACGGGGGCGAGCTCCTGGACCGGGCCCTGCTGGTCGTCTCCGAGCTCGCCGTCAACGCCGTCGAGCACGGGGAACCGCCGGTGCGGGCCGGGGTGGAGTGCCGCTCCGGCGTGCTGCACCTGGAGGTCAGCGACGGCAGCGCCGCCCCGCCGCGGGTCTCCGCGCCCGGCCCGGAGGCCGAGTCCGGGCGCGGCGTCAACCTGGTCCAGACGGTGTGCTCGGCGTGGGGGGTGCGGCCGGAGCCGGCGGGCAAGACCGTCTGGTGCGACCTGCCGGTCTGA
- a CDS encoding NAD(P)-dependent alcohol dehydrogenase produces the protein MPTTVKAYAATSATEPLTPFEVERRDVGPKDVKIDIAFAGICHSDIHTARSEWGPAAYPVVVGHEIAGTVAEVGSEVTKFAVGDRVGVGCMVDSCGECKNCTAGNEQFCLEGNVGTYNSVGKDGQPTHGGYSQSIVVTEGFVLRIPEGIELDEAAPLLCAGITTYSPLRHWGAGPGKKVAVVGLGGLGHMAVKIAAAMGAEVTVLSQSLKKQEDGLRLGATHYYATSDDSTFEDLKGSFDLIVNTVSAQLDFDKFLSLLDVNGAMVNVGLPEDPISLQMFSVVMGNRSFAGSNIGGIAETQEMLDFCAEHHIGSDVETIPAEKINEAYERVLASDVRYRFVIDTATL, from the coding sequence GTGCCCACCACCGTCAAGGCGTACGCCGCCACGTCCGCCACCGAGCCGCTGACCCCCTTCGAGGTCGAGCGCCGCGACGTCGGCCCCAAGGACGTCAAGATCGACATCGCCTTCGCCGGCATCTGCCACTCCGACATCCACACCGCCCGCAGCGAGTGGGGCCCCGCCGCCTACCCCGTCGTCGTCGGCCACGAGATCGCCGGCACCGTCGCCGAGGTCGGCTCCGAGGTCACGAAGTTCGCCGTCGGCGACCGCGTCGGCGTCGGCTGCATGGTCGACTCCTGCGGGGAGTGCAAGAACTGCACCGCGGGGAACGAGCAGTTCTGCCTCGAGGGCAACGTCGGCACCTACAACAGCGTCGGCAAGGACGGGCAGCCCACCCACGGCGGCTACTCCCAGTCCATCGTCGTGACCGAGGGCTTCGTCCTGCGCATCCCCGAGGGCATCGAGCTCGACGAGGCCGCGCCGCTGCTGTGCGCGGGCATCACCACCTACTCCCCGCTGCGGCACTGGGGCGCGGGCCCGGGCAAGAAGGTCGCCGTCGTCGGCCTCGGCGGGCTCGGCCACATGGCCGTCAAGATCGCCGCCGCCATGGGCGCGGAGGTCACCGTGCTCTCGCAGTCGCTGAAGAAGCAGGAGGACGGGCTGCGCCTGGGCGCGACCCACTACTACGCCACCTCCGACGACTCCACCTTCGAGGACCTCAAGGGTTCCTTCGACCTCATCGTCAACACCGTCAGCGCGCAGCTGGACTTCGACAAGTTCCTCTCGCTGCTCGACGTCAACGGCGCGATGGTCAACGTCGGCCTGCCCGAGGACCCGATCTCGCTGCAGATGTTCTCCGTGGTCATGGGCAACCGCAGCTTCGCCGGTTCCAACATCGGCGGCATCGCCGAGACCCAGGAGATGCTCGACTTCTGCGCCGAGCACCACATCGGCTCCGACGTCGAGACGATCCCCGCGGAGAAGATCAACGAGGCCTACGAGCGCGTCCTGGCCTCCGACGTGCGCTACCGCTTCGTCATCGACACCGCCACGCTCTGA
- a CDS encoding methyl-accepting chemotaxis protein — protein sequence MSPPRRAWRDAGLRRKLNALTAVAVLGVGAVAALTAGVLQDTAAATARLERATTATRATLEADMAHDALRANVLQSLLFPTGERYAQALDGGTEAAESLGAHLLTVRAARLGRTVGTAVDDAAPAVSDYGRAGRDLIVLAAADPAAARDAYPAFLERFEDVEALLPAVADAVAVQVSAQNAEVAATRSRSYRLLAAVVALTVGAALVVARLVTRSVVHPLDRVGVVVAAVRDGDLTRRSRLTSRDEVGRTAAALDDALDALSGLVRGITGTADRLEAATGALSSSSGHIERSSADSTRLASSAVEEAHRVSEAAEGMAASGEEMAGVIARVAHSAATSREVSAQAVDAAGTTSAVVHRLATSSREIGTVVQAIAAIAAQTNLLALNATIEAARAGESGRGFAVVAGEVKTLARETAAATEEITRTVAALQADSDDARRQIEAISAVVDRVSQFQGTIAAAADEQTRVSAENTRRVALVARSTRASVGDLTTLAASVTTTADRGRDTGAAATEVAAASDDLRAAVTRFRV from the coding sequence GTGAGCCCCCCGCGACGCGCCTGGCGCGACGCCGGGCTGCGCCGCAAGCTGAACGCCCTCACCGCGGTCGCCGTCCTCGGCGTCGGGGCCGTCGCCGCGCTCACCGCCGGCGTCCTGCAGGACACCGCCGCCGCGACGGCGCGCCTGGAGCGCGCCACCACCGCCACGCGGGCCACCCTCGAAGCGGACATGGCCCACGACGCGCTGCGCGCGAACGTCCTGCAGTCGCTGCTCTTCCCCACCGGCGAGCGCTACGCCCAGGCCCTCGACGGCGGCACCGAGGCCGCGGAGTCCCTGGGCGCCCACCTGCTCACCGTGCGGGCCGCCCGGCTGGGCCGCACCGTCGGGACCGCCGTCGACGACGCCGCCCCCGCCGTGAGCGACTACGGCCGCGCCGGGCGGGACCTCATCGTCCTGGCCGCCGCCGACCCGGCCGCCGCCCGCGACGCCTACCCCGCCTTCCTGGAGCGGTTCGAGGACGTCGAGGCCCTGCTGCCCGCCGTCGCCGACGCCGTCGCGGTGCAGGTGTCGGCCCAGAACGCCGAGGTCGCCGCCACCCGCTCGCGCAGCTACCGGCTGCTCGCCGCCGTCGTCGCTCTGACCGTGGGCGCCGCCCTGGTGGTGGCGCGGCTGGTGACCCGCAGCGTCGTCCACCCCCTGGACCGGGTCGGGGTCGTCGTGGCCGCCGTGCGCGACGGGGACCTCACCCGCCGCAGCCGCCTCACCTCCCGCGACGAGGTCGGGCGCACCGCCGCGGCCCTCGACGACGCCCTCGACGCGCTGAGCGGCCTCGTCCGCGGCATCACCGGGACCGCCGACCGCCTCGAGGCCGCCACCGGTGCCCTCAGCTCCTCCTCCGGGCACATCGAGCGCTCCAGCGCCGACTCCACCCGGCTCGCCTCCTCCGCCGTCGAGGAGGCCCACCGGGTCTCCGAGGCCGCCGAGGGCATGGCCGCCTCCGGCGAGGAGATGGCCGGCGTCATCGCCCGGGTCGCGCACAGCGCCGCCACCTCCCGGGAGGTCTCCGCGCAGGCCGTCGACGCGGCCGGGACGACCTCCGCCGTCGTGCACCGCCTCGCCACCTCCAGCCGGGAGATCGGCACGGTCGTGCAGGCCATCGCCGCCATCGCCGCCCAGACCAACCTGCTCGCTCTCAACGCCACCATCGAGGCCGCGCGCGCCGGGGAGTCCGGCCGCGGGTTCGCCGTCGTCGCCGGCGAGGTCAAGACCCTGGCCCGCGAGACCGCCGCGGCCACCGAGGAGATCACCCGCACCGTCGCCGCCCTGCAGGCCGACAGCGACGACGCCCGCCGGCAGATCGAGGCGATCTCCGCCGTCGTCGACCGCGTCTCGCAGTTCCAGGGCACCATCGCCGCCGCCGCCGACGAGCAGACCCGCGTCAGCGCCGAGAACACCCGCCGGGTCGCGCTCGTGGCCCGCTCCACCCGCGCCTCGGTGGGCGACCTCACCACCCTGGCCGCCAGCGTCACCACCACCGCCGACCGCGGCCGCGACACCGGCGCCGCGGCGACGGAGGTCGCCGCCGCCAGCGACGACCTGCGGGCCGCCGTCACCCGCTTCCGCGTCTAG